A single window of Ornithorhynchus anatinus isolate Pmale09 chromosome 3, mOrnAna1.pri.v4, whole genome shotgun sequence DNA harbors:
- the LOC100084254 gene encoding olfactory receptor 1009-like has translation MAQGNRTGITEFIFLGLTDQLQWQIILFMLFLLYYLVTLVGNLGLIAPIGVDSRLRSPMYFFLSHLAFVDTCSSSTVVPKMLTDFFKEKKTISFLGCAAQMWFFGLFVAAECFLFSAMAFDRYVAIRNPLLYRSFVSPEVRVRLAVAPYVLGFLSTTTHTTSTFRLPFCGPDVINHYFCDIAPLLALVCADVQASRWLLFISAGTVGVSSGLAILVSYLYILVAVSRIRSATGRRKAFSTCSSHLTAVAVLYGTLFFIYVRPGASLSLHVNKVVSVFYTAIIPMLNPLIYSLRNKEVKDALCWTLQRKMVLYRTYHFYEHSMKGRYQETTLVNDSGLTISEEALTVPGFDLCEYHCSTMRSCED, from the exons ATGGCTCAGGGGAATCGAACCGGGATAACAGAGTTTATTTTTCTGGGGCTAACGGATCAGCTCCAGTGGCAGATCATCCTCTTTATGTTGTTTTTACTTTATTATCTTGTCACCTTGGTCGGAAACTTGGGGCTGATCGCACCGATCGGAGTAGATTCCCGTCTTCGCAGCCCCATGTACTTTTTCCTCAGCCACCTGGCCTTTGTGGacacctgttcctcctccactGTTGTCCCAAAGATGCTGACTGATTTCTTCAAGGAGAAAAAAACCATCTCCTTCCTGGGATGTGCAGCCCAGATGTGGTTCTTTGGCCTCTTTGTGGCTGCTGAATGCTTCCTGTTCTCTGCCATGGCCTTCGATCGATACGTGGCCATCCGAAACCCACTGCTCTATAGGTCGTTCGTGTCCCCAGAGGTCCGTGTGCGGCTCGCGGTGGCGCCTTACGTGCTGGGCTTTCTGAGCACCACGACCCACACAACGTCGACCTTTCGCTTACCCTTCTGCGGCCCAGATGTCATCAACCACTATTTCTGCGATATCGCTCCACTCTTAGCCCTAGTCTGTGCCGACGTCCAGGCCAGTAGGTGGCTCCTTTTCATCTCGGCTGGCACCGTAGGGGTATCTAGTGGCCTGGCCATCCTGGTCTCCTACCTTTACATCCTCGTTGCCGTCTCGAGGATTCGCTCTGCCACCGGCAGACGGAAAGCCTTCTCGACCTGTTCTTCCCACCTGACCGCTGTCGCCGTCTTGTACGGGACCCTCTTCTTTATCTACGTTCGACCCGGTGCGAGCCTCTCGCTGCATGTGAATAAAGTGGTGTCTGTCTTTTACACAGCCATCATCCCCATGTTGAACCCCCTGATCTATAGCTTGAGAAACAAGGAGGTGAAAGACGCCCTCTGTTGGACTTTGCAGAGGAAGATGGTTCTCTACAG AACATATCATTTCTATGAACATTCTATGAAGGGAAGGTACCAGGAAACGACTTTGGTGAACGATAG TGGGTTAACTATAAGTGAAGAAGCTTTAACTGTTCCTGGGTTTGATCTCTGTGAATATCACTGTTCAACAATGAGAAGCTGTGAGGACTAG